One window from the genome of Acinetobacter sp. ANC 7912 encodes:
- a CDS encoding septum formation initiator family protein, giving the protein MLNVFDSLMSKVLLGLAILVIAGFQYLYWFGEGGYRDHQALTQKIQQQIELNEELKERNRVLAAEVYDLKNGVEAIEEHARLDLGLIKPHETFVQMSTISTQYKPIYLDPNSKVDLRTNESAETPTTP; this is encoded by the coding sequence ATGTTAAATGTATTCGACTCTTTGATGAGTAAAGTACTGTTGGGCCTTGCGATCCTTGTGATCGCAGGGTTTCAATATTTATACTGGTTTGGTGAAGGTGGTTATCGTGACCATCAGGCACTGACACAGAAAATACAACAACAAATAGAACTGAATGAAGAACTGAAAGAGCGCAATCGCGTTCTGGCAGCTGAAGTGTATGACCTGAAAAATGGGGTAGAAGCCATTGAAGAACATGCACGTCTGGACCTGGGCTTGATCAAGCCACATGAAACCTTTGTTCAGATGAGTACCATCAGTACTCAATATAAACCGATTTATCTCGATCCAAATTCCAAAGTAGACCTGCGTACCAATGAGTCAGCTGAAACTCCAACCACACCATAA
- the eno gene encoding phosphopyruvate hydratase — protein MSQIVDIRAREILDSRGNPTIEADVILASGVVGRACAPSGASTGSREALELRDGDKSRYLGKGVKTAVNNVNTVIREALVGKSVFEQKDIDNTMIALDGTENKEKLGANATLAVSLAAARAAAEEKKVPLFQYIADLRNNSILTMPVPMMNILNGGAHADNTVDIQEFMIEPVGFTSFAEALRAGAEVFHSLKSVLKKQGLNTAVGDEGGFAPNLRSNEEAITVILSAIEQTGYKAGSDIMLALDCASSEFYKDGQYILAGEGNKAFTSNQFADYLAGLVNQYPIISIEDGLDESDWEGWSYLTSILGDKIQLVGDDLFVTNPKILQRGINEKVANSILIKYNQIGTLTETLDAIYLAKANGYTTVISHRSGETEDSTIADLAVGTGAGQIKTGSLCRSDRVAKYNQLLRIEELTHAAYRGKAEFKGLN, from the coding sequence ATGAGCCAAATCGTTGACATCCGTGCACGTGAAATTTTGGACTCTCGTGGTAACCCAACCATCGAAGCAGACGTAATCTTAGCATCTGGCGTAGTTGGCCGTGCATGTGCACCATCTGGTGCTTCAACTGGTTCTCGTGAAGCTTTAGAACTTCGTGACGGCGACAAGTCACGCTACTTGGGTAAAGGTGTTAAAACTGCGGTTAACAACGTAAACACTGTCATCCGTGAAGCTTTGGTTGGTAAATCAGTATTCGAACAAAAAGACATCGACAATACGATGATCGCTTTAGACGGTACTGAAAATAAAGAAAAACTTGGTGCAAACGCGACTCTGGCAGTTTCTCTTGCTGCTGCACGCGCTGCTGCTGAAGAGAAGAAAGTTCCTCTTTTCCAATACATCGCAGACCTGCGTAACAACAGCATTCTGACTATGCCTGTGCCAATGATGAATATCCTGAACGGTGGTGCTCACGCAGACAACACTGTTGACATCCAGGAATTCATGATTGAGCCTGTTGGTTTCACTTCATTTGCTGAAGCACTGCGTGCGGGTGCAGAAGTATTCCACTCTCTGAAATCAGTGCTGAAAAAACAAGGTCTGAACACTGCAGTGGGTGATGAAGGTGGTTTCGCACCTAACCTTCGTTCTAACGAAGAAGCAATCACTGTAATTCTGTCTGCAATCGAGCAAACTGGTTACAAAGCGGGTTCTGACATCATGCTTGCGCTGGACTGTGCATCTTCAGAATTCTACAAAGATGGTCAATACATCCTGGCTGGTGAAGGCAATAAAGCATTCACAAGCAACCAGTTCGCTGACTACCTTGCCGGTCTGGTGAACCAATACCCAATCATCTCAATTGAAGATGGTTTGGACGAATCTGACTGGGAAGGCTGGTCTTATCTGACTTCAATCCTTGGCGACAAGATCCAGTTAGTTGGTGACGACCTGTTCGTAACCAATCCGAAGATCCTGCAACGCGGTATCAACGAGAAAGTTGCGAACTCTATCCTGATTAAATACAACCAGATCGGTACATTGACTGAAACTCTGGATGCGATCTACCTGGCTAAAGCAAATGGCTATACAACTGTAATCTCTCACCGTTCTGGTGAAACTGAAGATTCAACTATTGCTGATCTTGCTGTAGGTACTGGCGCTGGTCAAATCAAAACTGGTTCACTGTGCCGTTCTGACCGTGTAGCGAAATATAACCAATTACTTCGTATCGAAGAATTGACTCACGCTGCATATCGCGGTAAAGCTGAATTCAAAGGTTTGAACTAA
- the kdsA gene encoding 3-deoxy-8-phosphooctulonate synthase has protein sequence MSQLKPQEIVRLGDIQMANHLPFVLFGGMNVLESKDLAFEIAETYVDICKRLEIPYVFKASFDKANRSSLNSFRGPGLEKGLEWLADIKKHFNVPIITDVHEPYQAAPVAEVADIIQLPAFLSRQTDLVDAMAKTNAIINIKKAQFLAPHEMRHILHKCLEAGNDKLILCERGSAFGYNNLVVDMLGFDIMKEMNVPVFFDVTHALQTPGGRADSAGGRRAQITTLARAGMATGLAGLFLEAHPDPEKAKCDGPCALRLSQLEPFLAQLKQLDTLVKGFEKLDTH, from the coding sequence ATGTCGCAATTAAAACCACAAGAGATTGTACGTTTAGGCGATATACAAATGGCAAACCACTTGCCATTTGTATTATTCGGCGGAATGAACGTACTTGAGTCCAAAGATCTGGCTTTTGAAATCGCAGAAACCTATGTGGATATCTGTAAACGTCTGGAAATTCCATACGTCTTTAAAGCCAGCTTTGATAAAGCCAACCGTTCAAGCCTGAACTCTTTTCGCGGGCCTGGCCTCGAAAAAGGTCTGGAGTGGTTAGCGGACATTAAAAAACACTTTAATGTGCCAATCATTACTGATGTGCATGAGCCGTATCAAGCAGCTCCTGTTGCAGAGGTAGCGGATATTATCCAGCTGCCAGCTTTCTTGAGCCGTCAGACTGACCTGGTTGATGCGATGGCAAAAACCAATGCCATTATCAACATCAAGAAAGCCCAGTTCCTGGCTCCACATGAAATGCGCCACATTCTGCATAAATGTCTGGAAGCAGGGAATGACAAACTGATTCTTTGTGAACGTGGTTCAGCATTTGGCTATAACAACCTGGTTGTAGACATGCTCGGCTTCGACATCATGAAGGAAATGAATGTGCCTGTGTTCTTTGATGTCACACATGCACTGCAAACCCCAGGCGGTCGTGCTGACTCTGCTGGCGGTCGTCGTGCGCAAATCACGACCTTGGCACGTGCAGGTATGGCAACAGGACTGGCAGGTTTGTTCCTGGAAGCACATCCTGATCCAGAAAAAGCCAAATGTGATGGTCCTTGCGCTTTGCGCCTGTCACAGCTTGAGCCTTTCCTGGCACAGCTTAAACAATTAGATACCTTGGTCAAAGGTTTCGAAAAGTTAGATACACACTAA